One window of Saccharomyces mikatae IFO 1815 strain IFO1815 genome assembly, chromosome: 8 genomic DNA carries:
- the MTC6 gene encoding Mtc6p (similar to Saccharomyces cerevisiae MTC6 (YHR151C); ancestral locus Anc_5.102), with product MWILIYLFIIWSSLRTWVAAVDFTVGDIVNETVSTAVWPTMSPQMTVAFRSQRDVMGNLTIDQLPYVGLNLRQVLFNNQTNMINEGNNTRLLTLFKSMLSSEVNAFVLDLEQHSNDLMVADTTLLFSDVLTALQSFIFSTQNNLYANIMVLLLNISASMPENAEYSYQNQTLNTTSILDKNIGSTFIYKPTDLQSDRAKNNTWNIYGKSSIDGWPTLGSVLYEQKKRLVIGELTDVLNETTAPYIFPHNVFHYEQGNITLDCPSTVEGLVNLSSVHWRFLDSQFNSVDIKEYISCGVSPIISNPAYINNVTHLADLIHGGNVWSWDNNQPSVTRSTSKSGDLSSALEAYNCVLLYYFANNETVTWRVDNCYNSNIGLCRYKNTAFKWLVRSNKATYFDFDSYQGSKCPDQYTFNIPRTPLEQRSLISYLKNASFPDTQIWIDLNSISVSNCWVSGGPYASCPYEKVISRRNFVKMMVPASVCSFALLCIVVYLSVLKVPIYDNRKNWRRVINKISKSELEGVPS from the coding sequence ATGTGGATACTCATATACCTATTTATTATATGGTCCTCACTTCGAACGTGGGTTGCTGCTGTTGACTTTACGGTCGGGGATATTGTGAATGAGACGGTTTCAACAGCGGTGTGGCCTACAATGTCCCCTCAAATGACGGTTGCCTTCAGGTCTCAAAGGGATGTCATGGGAAACTTAACTATAGACCAGCTGCCGTATGTAGGTTTGAACCTGCGGCAGGTCTTATTTAATAATCAAACTAACATGATAAATGAAGGTAATAATACTAGACTACTTACTCTGTTTAAGTCTATGCTATCCTCGGAGGTGAATGCTTTTGTCCTGGACTTGGAACAACATAGTAATGACTTGATGGTGGCAGATACCACATTATTATTCAGCGACGTCCTAACTGCTTTAcaatctttcatttttagtaCACAAAACAACCTCTATGCAAATATAATGGTGCTATTACTGAATATATCAGCGTCTATGCCAGAAAATGCGGAATACAGTTATCAGAACCAAACTTTGAACACCACCTCTATCCTGGACAAAAATATAGGAAGCACTTTTATATACAAACCTACAGATTTACAAAGCGATAGAGcgaaaaataatacttGGAACATCTACGGAAAATCATCTATCGATGGCTGGCCTACTCTAGGTTCTGTATTATAcgaacaaaagaaaagactAGTTATAGGAGAACTAACGGATGTCCTCAATGAAACTACTGCGCCGTACATTTTCCCCCATAATGTTTTCCATTATGAACAGGGGAATATTACATTGGATTGTCCCTCTACTGTGGAGGGCCTTGTCAATTTATCATCTGTTCACTGGAGGTTTTTGGACTCGCAGTTTAATTCTGTAGATATTAAAGAGTATATTTCATGCGGCGTATCGCCAATAATAAGCAATCCAGCATATATTAATAATGTGACACATTTAGCGGATTTAATCCATGGAGGCAACGTTTGGTCATGGGATAACAATCAACCTTCGGTTACTCGATCAACGTCTAAATCAGGAGACCTATCCAGCGCGCTAGAAGCTTACAACTGCGTCCTTTTGTATTACTTTGCCAATAATGAGACAGTGACATGGAGAGTGGATAATTGTTATAATTCTAATATTGGACTCTGCAGGTATAAAAATACGGCATTTAAATGGTTGGTGAGGTCCAATAAGGCTACATACTTTGACTTTGATAGTTACCAGGGATCCAAATGTCCTGATCAGTACACGTTTAACATTCCAAGGACTCCATTGGAACAAAGATCATTGATTtcttatttgaagaatgccTCCTTTCCCGATACTCAAATATGGATAGATCTAAACTCCATATCAGTGAGTAACTGTTGGGTCAGTGGTGGTCCGTATGCAAGTTGCCCGTATGAAAAGGTCATttccagaagaaatttcGTGAAAATGATGGTGCCTGCATCGGTTTGTTCCTTTGCCCTATTGTGTATTGTCGTTTACTTGAGCGTATTGAAGGTCCCTATTTATGATAATAGGAAGAATTGGAGGAGAGTTATCAATAAGATCTCGAAATCGGAACTGGAAGGTGTACCTTCCTAG
- the SPO12 gene encoding Spo12p (similar to Saccharomyces cerevisiae BNS1 (YGR230W) and SPO12 (YHR152W); ancestral locus Anc_5.99) gives MSNKTSDQSTRTTSILKTDIIRNNIIINDSNDKINNDKNNKSNKNNNSNNYNALAKRGADANKENIPDLKEGITTFRIFKNKNISNMKSSHTNSNFIKKTMFKRDLLKQDPKRKLQLQQRFASPTDRLVSPCSLKLNEHKIKMFGKKKKVNPMKLNFKGHLAVDSEDVEIDEDEEFFY, from the coding sequence ATGTCCAACAAGACAAGTGACCAATCAACGCGCACAACCTCCATCCTTAAAACTGATATCATCAGAAATAACATTATAATCAACGACAGCAACGACAAAATTAACAACgacaaaaacaacaaaagcaacaaaaacaataacagTAATAATTACAATGCATTGGCGAAAAGAGGAGCGGATGCTAATAAGGAAAATATACCTGATTTAAAAGAGGGGATTACAACTTTCCGGATCttcaagaacaaaaatatttcaaatatgAAGTCCTCACATACTAATAGCAACTTtataaaaaagacaatGTTCAAAAGGGACCTATTGAAGCAGGACCCAAAGAGGAAACTTCAACTACAACAAAGATTTGCGTCGCCCACTGACAGATTGGTATCGCCATGTTCACTCAAGTTAAATGAGCACAAAATCAAGAtgtttggaaagaaaaaaaaggtcaaTCCCATGAAACTTAACTTCAAAGGTCACCTCGCGGTCGATTCAGAAGACGTAGAAATTGATGAGGACGAGGAGTTTTTCTATTAA
- the SPO16 gene encoding Spo16p (similar to Saccharomyces cerevisiae SPO16 (YHR153C); ancestral locus Anc_5.95), protein MLDFHWDVQKIREIPDVEEHTLIQCITVDTSRLVARLERELQDEESSVDFIVEQMQLLIDNVFEKVRKSSGVSTDRSLVINLNFTHLKFSVAYWDILLERALDQMNGSSKTEARYFITEATSVERGQYIETNQYFQSFKANQRLERDSVDMDEFIDYETLIKHIIFGLFKQNSIPDQDFEAILSRFHNLESLMVAFNE, encoded by the coding sequence ATGCTTGACTTTCATTGGGATGTACAAAAGATACGAGAAATTCCAGATGTGGAAGAACACACCCTTATTCAATGCATTACAGTGGACACGAGCAGGTTGGTTGCTCGGCTAGAGAGGGAGTTACAAGACGAAGAGAGCAGTGTCGATTTTATTGTCGAACAGATGCAACTACTCATAGATAATGTTTTTGAGAAAGTGCGAAAAAGCTCTGGAGTTTCCACTGATCGTTCTTTGGTGATAAATTTAAATTTTACACATCTGAAATTCTCTGTGGCTTACTGGGATATCTTATTGGAGAGGGCACTAGACCAGATGAATGGTTCATCAAAAACAGAAGCCCGTTATTTTATTACTGAGGCTACATCGGTGGAAAGAGGTCAATATATTGAAACTAATCAATATTTCCAGAGTTTCAAAGCCAACCAGCGTCTGGAACGAGACAGTGTAGATATGGACGAGTTTATTGATTATGAAACACTGATCAAACACATAATTTTTGGTCTTTTTAAACAAAACAGTATTCCAGATCAGGATTTTGAGGCCATTTTGTCGAGATTTCATAACTTGGAAAGTTTGATGGTTGCTTTCAACGAGTAG